The following coding sequences are from one Lolium rigidum isolate FL_2022 chromosome 6, APGP_CSIRO_Lrig_0.1, whole genome shotgun sequence window:
- the LOC124667862 gene encoding putative F-box/kelch-repeat protein At1g15680, whose translation MPGMAILKSPSVDSDASGTTTSFLPNDIELGGDLLAEIIRRLPLDSVARSRAVSKNWRGAISDGYLRRRLPLHMSMICFPDNDDPFGGGGGLSVPLFACAAEGRRLEGRDLGFFPLHDRAVVCDGCNGLLLCRTPGTPDFYVVSPVTRTWAALPRPAKDASLSVLAFDPFGTSPQQHYHVINFTGWRDRGAAVEVFSSEARAWTAHEVDFGGVPAGSLSGASVHCHDGAAYFLASDPDCVVRMDLAAGSGLACTIVALPEPSDGHGRLAHCGGRLHYVCSDGELLKVWALEDVQRWRLKHAVPVGGDIVEGGGGEVRFLAMHPEKDAVVYLWSPWKVVEYDLSKRELTGAAWEFAKGARNRVVKTWLVPSSCYLSDCFADAPAGGAMI comes from the coding sequence ATGCCAGGAATGGCAATACTGAAGAGCCCCTCCGTCGACAGCGACGCGAGTGGTACGACCACGAGCTTCCTTCCGAACGACATCGAGCTGGGCGGCGACCTGCTCGCCGAGATCATCCGGCGCCTTCCGCTGGACTCCGTCGCGCGCTCCAGGGCCGTCTCCAAGAACTGGCGTGGCGCTATCTCCGACGgctacctccgccgccgcctaccCCTGCACATGTCCATGATCTGCTTCCCCGACAACGACGACCCgttcggcggcggtggcggtttaAGCGTGCCCTTGTTCGCGTGCGCCGCAGAGGGCCGCCGGCTCGAGGGCCGCGACCTCGGCTTCTTCCCGTTGCACGACCGCGCGGTCGTCTGCGACGGCTGCAACGGCCTGCTCCTCTGCCGCACCCCCGGCACGCCGGACTTCTACGTCGTCAGCCCGGTGACGAGGACCTGGGCGGCGCTGCCGAGGCCGGCCAAGGACGCCTCCCTGTCCGTGCTGGCGTTCGACCCGTTCGGCACCTCCCCGCAGCAGCACTACCACGTGATCAACTTCACCGGCTGGCGCGACCGCGGCGCGGCGGTGGAGGTGTTCTCGTCCGAGGCGCGCGCGTGGACGGCGCACGAGGTGGACTTCGGCGGCGTCCCCGCGGGCTCCCTCTCCGGCGCCTCGGTGCACTGCCACGACGGCGCCGCGTACTTCCTCGCCTCCGACCCGGACTGCGTCGTCCGGATGGACCTCGCCGCCGGGTCCGGGCTCGCGTGCACCATCGTCGCCCTGCCCGAGCCGTCCGACGGCCACGGGCGCCTCGCGCACTGCGGCGGCCGCCTGCACTACGTCTGCAGCGACGGGGAGCTCCTCAAGGTCTGGGCACTCGAGGACGTCCAGCGCTGGCGCCTCAAGCACGCCGTCCCAGTCGGCGGCGACAtcgtggagggcggcggcggcgaggtgaggTTCCTGGCGATGCACCCGGAGAAGGACGCCGTGGTGTACCTGTGGTCGCCGTGGAAGGTGGTCGAGTACGACCTCAGCAAGCGGGAGCTCACCGGCGCGGCGTGGgagttcgccaagggcgcgaggaACCGTGTCGTCAAGACCTGGCTCGTCCCGTCCTCCTGCTACCTCTCCGATTGCTTCGCCGATGCTCCGGCCGGTGGCGCCATGATTTGA